The Balneola sp. genomic sequence AAGACCATAAAATTTGTTTGCCTCATAGCAGCACCTGAAGGAATTGAACGACTTCAGAAAGATCATCCCGATGTACCGATAATTACTGCAGCTGTGGATGAGAAGCTAAATGAGAATGCCTTTATCGTACCCGGCCTTGGAGATGCAGGAGATCGGTATTTTGGAACGATATAGCCTTTTCCCCTTCTTTTTATGCCTTCTTTTTTTGGTGAACTGCTCAAAGCTTTCTGAGTATGATACTCAACAAATAAGGAATGCACTGGCTGACTCACTACTCACAACTACCGAAAGTTGGGATGTTTCGATGAAGGTTATTGAAGATGGAAAAAGAAGCCTTAATATAACTGGTAGTTACTCCACTACTATTAAAGATTCCGAAAGACATGAGACAAGGATAAGTGGCCCTGTCTTTATCGAAATATTTGACAAAAATGGAGTGTTCAAAAGTAGTGTTGATTGTGATAGCGCGGTATACAGACCAGATGAAGGTATTTTTGAAATGTTCGGAGAGGTACGAGTAGTCACAAACGATTCACGTAAACTTCGATCCGAGTATCTGAAGTGGGATAGAAATAATGATAAAGTAAGTACTCCCGAATTCGTGATTTTCATTGCTCCTCCCGACAGTATTGCCGCAAATGGATTTATTGGGGATACTGATCTGACCAATTACACCCTTAATGAGGGTGGCGGACAAGTAGTTATTGATTAATGAAGTATCATTTTTTAATAGCACTCTTCTTTTTTATTGGGTTATCAACCTCCCCCTTTCAAAGTAAAGCTCAAAGTATTGTTACCCTCGAGCGCTTTGAGTCGGCCAGACTTGAAACCATAGACGGAGAACAAATTCGAAAGATTTATACAGCCAGAATGAGCCTCGGCGATGTAACTATGGTTTGTGATAGCGCCTGGCAATTTATTGATAAGAATGAGCTACGCGCTTTTGGTAATATTCAAATAGACACTTCTACCGAGAATATCTGGACCGATACACTATACTATTATACCAACCAGGAGCTAAGCAAACTTCGTGGCAGAGTAGTTATTTTTCAGGACAGTACCACCCTGTTTGGGGAAAAAGTAGATTATAACTTTGCCACCAAAGTCGCCTATTTCAAGGAAGGGATACGCCTTGAAGATGAGGATGGAGTGCTTACTGCTTTTCAA encodes the following:
- the lptC gene encoding LPS export ABC transporter periplasmic protein LptC, which produces MRMPLSYPALEMQEIGILERYSLFPFFLCLLFLVNCSKLSEYDTQQIRNALADSLLTTTESWDVSMKVIEDGKRSLNITGSYSTTIKDSERHETRISGPVFIEIFDKNGVFKSSVDCDSAVYRPDEGIFEMFGEVRVVTNDSRKLRSEYLKWDRNNDKVSTPEFVIFIAPPDSIAANGFIGDTDLTNYTLNEGGGQVVID